A region from the Bacillus sp. Marseille-P3661 genome encodes:
- the pheA gene encoding prephenate dehydratase, with translation MAAKVGYLGPKGTFTKIAVNELFPRENKIPFDTIPACIDGVMNGELDYAVVPLENAIEGSVNLTIDYLIHESTLPIVGEIVVPIRQHLMVHPTNKDKWKDITSVLSHPHAIAQCHQYLHKNLPNSKLEYVKSTGAAAEYVEEHPEECIAAIGNALAAEEYHLEIVSRDIHDYDNNKTRFVVLNRNVVDLSTNNPLYQGDRTMLMVTLPSDYAGALHQVLSAFAWRKLNLSKIESRPMKTGLGNYFFIIDVEMKKDDVLIPGAIGELESLGCSVKILGSFPVYFVGKETMANK, from the coding sequence ATGGCAGCAAAAGTTGGTTATTTAGGTCCAAAAGGCACATTTACAAAAATAGCAGTAAATGAACTATTTCCTAGGGAAAATAAAATACCGTTCGACACAATTCCTGCATGTATAGATGGAGTTATGAATGGTGAATTAGATTATGCTGTTGTACCATTAGAAAATGCTATAGAGGGTTCTGTTAATTTAACTATTGATTATTTGATTCATGAAAGTACTTTACCAATTGTCGGAGAAATAGTTGTTCCAATTCGTCAACATTTAATGGTACATCCGACTAACAAAGATAAGTGGAAAGATATCACTAGTGTTCTTTCGCATCCACACGCCATTGCACAATGTCATCAATATTTACACAAAAATTTGCCGAATTCAAAGCTTGAATATGTTAAATCTACAGGTGCTGCAGCTGAATATGTGGAAGAACATCCTGAAGAGTGTATTGCAGCGATTGGAAATGCACTAGCAGCTGAAGAATATCACTTGGAAATTGTTAGTAGAGATATCCATGATTATGATAATAACAAAACTCGTTTTGTTGTACTAAATCGCAATGTGGTTGACTTAAGTACGAATAACCCGTTATATCAAGGAGACCGGACAATGTTGATGGTTACCCTGCCATCCGACTATGCAGGTGCTTTACATCAAGTTCTTTCGGCATTTGCATGGCGTAAGTTGAACTTGTCAAAAATTGAATCAAGACCAATGAAAACTGGATTAGGCAATTATTTCTTTATAATTGACGTTGAAATGAAAAAAGACGATGTTTTAATTCCTGGTGCAATCGGCGAGCTAGAATCATTAGGCTGTTCTGTTAAGATTTTAGGTAGTTTTCCTGTTTATTTTGTTGGAAAAGAAACAATGGCCAATAAATAA
- a CDS encoding transcription repressor NadR produces MTESKKILGAERRKLILEWLQQEERPLTGSDLAQKTNVSRQVIVQDISLLKAKNEPIIATAQGYLYLKNQKTARPTKVVVSSHSPSATAEELYLIVDCGVTVKDVTVEHPVYGDLKASLMVSNRYDVDQFLEKLNDTNATLLSQLTDGTHLHTLEADTEEQIENAVQALAIAGFLLE; encoded by the coding sequence ATGACGGAATCTAAAAAAATACTTGGGGCTGAAAGACGAAAACTTATTCTAGAATGGCTACAGCAAGAAGAGAGACCGCTTACCGGGAGTGATCTAGCTCAAAAAACAAATGTCAGTCGCCAAGTCATTGTACAAGATATTTCTTTACTTAAAGCCAAGAACGAGCCTATAATTGCTACCGCTCAAGGCTATTTATATCTTAAAAACCAGAAAACGGCACGTCCAACAAAAGTTGTAGTCAGTTCACATTCACCCTCTGCTACAGCAGAAGAACTGTACTTAATCGTGGATTGCGGAGTAACAGTAAAAGATGTGACCGTTGAACATCCAGTTTATGGTGATTTAAAAGCGTCTTTAATGGTAAGCAATCGCTATGATGTTGATCAATTTTTGGAGAAACTTAACGATACAAATGCAACTCTTTTGTCGCAACTAACAGATGGAACACATCTGCATACCCTTGAGGCAGATACAGAAGAACAGATAGAAAATGCAGTTCAGGCCTTAGCGATTGCTGGATTTTTACTAGAGTAA
- a CDS encoding IscS subfamily cysteine desulfurase: MIYLDYAATTPMNLEAINVYSEVATQFYGNPSSLHDIGSSAQSILERSRELFATFINGDARGIYFTSGGSESNYLAIHSLLNGNSQKGKHIITTDIEHSSIRNTLEALKKEGYEISTIGVNEVGRIDLDALRAAIRPDTVLATIHHGNSEIGTVQDIEEIGKILNNHGVLFHSDCVQTFGKIAIDVKKAKLDSISVSSHKIYGPKGVGLCYINPTQSWKPTVPNTTHESGFRPGTVNVPGIAAFITAAEISIPKMSQEQARFAILRRKFLDGVKSDNWNIIEEGPATSRLEHIIGIRIDGIEGQYTMLECNRYGVAISTGSACAVGKQSPTKTILALGRSKEEAKQFVRLSLGAPTTEQEIDQTITIFNHFLNKHYNLI; the protein is encoded by the coding sequence TTGATTTATCTAGATTACGCGGCAACAACTCCCATGAATTTAGAAGCTATAAATGTTTATAGTGAAGTAGCAACACAGTTTTACGGAAATCCAAGTAGCTTACATGATATAGGATCCAGTGCTCAATCTATTTTAGAAAGATCTAGAGAACTGTTTGCGACTTTCATAAATGGTGACGCACGAGGCATTTATTTTACAAGTGGTGGTTCTGAATCAAATTATTTAGCCATCCATTCCTTACTAAATGGAAATAGCCAAAAAGGGAAACATATTATAACAACGGACATTGAACATTCATCTATACGTAATACATTAGAGGCTTTAAAGAAGGAAGGCTATGAAATTTCAACTATTGGAGTTAATGAAGTAGGCCGGATAGACCTTGATGCTTTACGTGCAGCCATTAGACCAGATACTGTACTCGCAACTATACATCATGGTAATTCAGAGATTGGTACGGTTCAGGACATTGAAGAGATCGGTAAAATTTTAAATAATCATGGTGTTTTATTTCACAGTGACTGTGTTCAAACATTTGGAAAGATCGCAATTGATGTTAAAAAAGCGAAACTTGACAGCATCTCTGTGTCAAGCCATAAAATTTACGGACCCAAAGGGGTTGGCCTTTGTTATATAAACCCTACACAATCTTGGAAACCAACTGTACCGAACACAACACATGAAAGTGGATTTCGCCCTGGTACTGTGAATGTACCCGGTATAGCGGCCTTTATTACTGCTGCCGAAATTTCTATTCCAAAAATGAGCCAAGAGCAAGCCAGATTTGCCATTTTAAGACGGAAATTTTTAGACGGGGTAAAAAGTGACAACTGGAACATTATTGAGGAAGGCCCTGCTACTAGTAGATTGGAACACATTATTGGAATACGGATAGATGGCATTGAAGGACAATATACAATGTTAGAATGCAATCGGTATGGTGTAGCAATATCAACTGGTAGCGCTTGTGCCGTTGGTAAACAATCTCCAACAAAAACAATACTAGCCCTTGGAAGAAGTAAAGAAGAAGCCAAACAATTTGTGCGCTTGTCATTGGGAGCACCAACTACAGAACAGGAAATAGACCAAACTATTACAATCTTTAATCATTTCTTAAATAAGCATTATAACCTTATATAA
- the nadB gene encoding L-aspartate oxidase, which translates to MTKNQIADVVIIGSGIAALVAATRLCEHKNVIVITKSKKENSNSNMAQGGVAAAVSRDDNWMNHFVDTITAGNDHNINNAVEILVKKGPKYLQDMMVKGMIFDSDDNGRMILGQEGAHGKRRILHAGGDATGKALVEFMLGQLNDKVKIVEDILAVDLLVDSNKCYGIKIKRKNGKIENLYCKHTIIASGGCGGLYSFSSNDSTITGDGVAMAYRAGANLVDLEFVQFHPTMLYTNGKANGLVSEAVRGEGAILITESGKPLMKGVHPLADLAPRDVVSREIHRAFLQGETVYLDVSMIENFSRRFPTISKICEENGVDWRKGKLPIVPGAHFHMGGIQTNESGQTSIQHLYAIGEVACTGVHGANRLASNSLLEGIVFANSLADFILTIPEESWDHMPESFISSRNTQTMQLPTKAEVQQIMMTYVGIVRTEEGLTFAQTWFEKYVSSFSNLVPEGLSHEDIIIYNMLQTGWLITSSALMRTESRGGHYRTDYPAEIIDWKKKRIVRNSRIPALHH; encoded by the coding sequence ATGACTAAAAATCAGATTGCAGATGTTGTCATTATTGGGAGTGGTATTGCAGCATTAGTCGCTGCAACACGTTTATGTGAACATAAAAATGTGATTGTTATCACAAAGTCAAAAAAAGAAAACAGCAATTCGAATATGGCTCAAGGTGGTGTTGCTGCAGCTGTATCAAGGGATGATAATTGGATGAATCATTTTGTTGATACAATTACTGCTGGCAATGATCATAACATAAATAATGCCGTTGAAATCCTTGTCAAAAAAGGCCCAAAGTACTTGCAAGATATGATGGTCAAGGGAATGATATTTGATAGTGATGATAATGGACGTATGATCTTGGGGCAAGAAGGTGCACATGGAAAAAGAAGAATTTTACATGCAGGTGGAGATGCAACGGGAAAAGCGCTCGTTGAGTTTATGTTAGGCCAGTTAAATGACAAAGTAAAGATCGTCGAAGATATTCTTGCAGTAGACTTACTTGTTGACTCGAATAAGTGTTATGGTATCAAAATTAAAAGAAAAAATGGGAAAATAGAAAATTTATATTGTAAACATACAATTATAGCATCTGGAGGTTGCGGAGGTCTTTATTCCTTTTCATCTAATGACTCGACGATTACTGGCGATGGTGTAGCAATGGCTTATCGCGCTGGGGCTAATTTAGTTGATTTAGAGTTTGTCCAATTTCACCCGACGATGTTATATACAAACGGTAAAGCGAACGGATTAGTATCTGAAGCCGTACGCGGTGAAGGAGCAATCCTGATCACCGAGAGTGGGAAACCGTTAATGAAAGGTGTTCACCCCCTAGCTGATTTAGCACCACGTGATGTTGTTTCAAGAGAAATTCATCGGGCATTCTTGCAAGGTGAAACAGTTTATTTAGATGTTAGTATGATTGAAAATTTCAGTAGACGCTTTCCAACGATTTCAAAAATTTGTGAAGAAAATGGAGTTGATTGGAGAAAAGGAAAGCTTCCAATCGTCCCAGGTGCACATTTTCATATGGGGGGGATTCAAACCAATGAAAGTGGACAAACTTCAATTCAACATCTATATGCAATTGGAGAGGTTGCTTGTACAGGGGTTCACGGAGCAAATCGCTTAGCAAGTAATTCATTATTAGAAGGAATTGTATTTGCTAACAGCTTAGCAGATTTTATATTAACCATTCCAGAAGAATCTTGGGACCACATGCCTGAATCTTTTATTAGCTCAAGAAATACTCAAACTATGCAGTTACCAACTAAAGCAGAAGTCCAACAAATCATGATGACGTATGTTGGAATTGTTCGAACGGAAGAAGGACTTACATTTGCCCAAACCTGGTTTGAAAAATATGTATCTAGCTTTAGCAATCTAGTTCCTGAAGGTTTATCGCATGAGGATATTATTATTTATAATATGCTACAAACGGGTTGGCTTATAACGTCATCTGCTCTTATGAGAACAGAAAGTCGTGGTGGTCATTATCGAACGGACTACCCTGCTGAAATAATAGATTGGAAGAAAAAAAGAATCGTAAGAAATAGTCGTATTCCGGCTTTACATCATTAA